The DNA sequence CGATCCCGATGCAATCGACCCGACCGTGCGGGCGGTGGTGGAGCCGGGCAAGGACATGAGCGCAGTGCAGCTGTGGCAGGGCATCTATCGCCTCGCCGAGCTGAAGCGTCATGCCGATGGCCTGTGGGGGCGCATGGACATGCTGGCCTTCCCGACCACCGGCACCACCTACCGCGTCAGCGAGCTGCTGGCTGCCCCGATCGCGCTGAACAGCAATCTGGGGCTCTACACCAATTTCGTGAACCTGCTGGACATGGCCGCGGTGGCGGTGCCGGCCGGCGCGCGCACCAATGGCACGGGCTTCGGCATCACGCTGATCGGTCCGGCCGACAGCGACCTGGGCCTGCTGGCCGCGGCCGAAACCTATCTCGCGGCGGCGGATCTGCCGCCCCCGCCCCCGCTCGACCTGGAGGGAAGAATGGAAACCGTGAAACTGGCCGTCGTCGGCGCCCACTTGAAGGACATGCCGCTGCATTGGCAGCTGACTTCGCGGGAGGCGAAATTCGTCGGCGCCTTCGAAACCACGCCCAGCTATCGCCTCTATGCCATGGCGGACAGCGTGCCGCCCAAGCCCGCGCTGGTTTACAGCGAGGATGGCGCAGCAATTGCGGTGGAGGTGTACGAGCTGGACGTGGCCGCCTTCGGCAGCTTCGTGGCCGAAGTGCCCGCCCCGCTTGCCATCGGCACCGTCACTCTGGCGGACGGCAGCAGCGTGAAGGGTTTCGTGGCCGAGCCGCGCGCCACGATTGGTGCGGAAGACATCACCCAACTAGGCGGCTGGCGTGCCTTCATCGCAGGCAGGTGAATGCACGGCGGCCATGCCCCCTGCCCGCCGGTGCGGCCGTGAACGAAACCGCTCAGGCTCCGCCGTTCGGCCGGCTTGCCGGCGCCGCGCGGCGGCTGCTGCGCGGCAATGCCGAGATTGCCGCACTCCATAACCGGATCGCGGCCTGCGAGGCCGAAATTGCGGAGCTGCGGCGCGCCAAGGAAGCGGCTGAAGCGGCGAACACGGCGAAAAGCCGCTTTCTCGCCAGCGTCAGCCATGAAATCCGCTCCCCGCTCAATTCGATCTATGGCTATGCCCAACTGCTGGAGCGCGCCGACGGTGCCGGGGCCGTGCAGGCGGCGCGAACCATCCGCCGCAGCTCCGAACATCTCGCCAATCTGGTGGAGGGCTTGCTTGATATCTCGCAGATCGAAACGCGCGCCCTACGCCTCAACCGCGATGTCATTCGCTTCCCTGCCCTGCTGGCGCAGATGGTGGATATGTTCGAGGCGAATGCAGCCGCCAAGGGGCTGACCTTCCATCTCGAGCGCCCGGCTGCGCTGCCCGAATTCGTCCGCGGCGATCAGAAACGCGTGCGGCAGGTGCTCATCAACCTCCTCTCCAATGCGATCAAGTTTACCGAGAGCGGCAGCGTCACGCTGGCGGTGAGCTATCGCAACGAACTGGCGACGTTCGAAATCGTCGACACGGGGATCGGCATCCCCCCGGCGGATCAGGAACGCATCTTCGCCCCGTTCGAGCGTGGCAGTGACGCGTCGGTCCATCGGCAAAGCGGGGTCGGGCTGGGCCTCGCCATAACCCGTGCGCTGGTGGACATCATGGGCGGCGACATGCGGGTGACGAGCGAGGCTGGGCTGGGGTCGCGCTTCACGGTGCGGCTGATGCTCTCCCAGCCGCTGTCCCCGCCGGCGGATGCCACGCCTGCAGCGGTCGTAACCGGCTATGCGGGGGCGCGCCGCACCATCCTGCTGATCGACGACGATCCGGCACAGATCGCCATGCTGCGCGAACTGCTGATGCCGCTGGGCTTCGATGTGCTGGCTGCGCAGGATGGGGAAGAAGGCATCGCGATCGCCCGCAGCGCGCCGCCCGATCTGGTGCTGCTGGATATCTCCATGCCCGGGAAATCGGGCTGGGAAACGGCGGATATCCTGCGGCGGGAGCATGGGCCAGCACTGCGCATCGTCATGCTCTCGGCCAATGCGCATCAGTTCAATCCGGGCGAGGATGGGCACGCGGCGAACAATATGTTCCTGCTCAAGCCCTTCGAATTCAACGCACTGCTGGATGTGATTTCCGGCCAGTTGCATCTCGAATGGATCGGCCCGGGCGAGCCGGAGGCACGCCTGCCCGCGCGGCGCTCCGCCCCCGCCGCGCTACCCCTTCCGCCGGAAGCGCGCGCCGCACTGGGCGAGATCGAACATCTGGTCCGCATTGGCCATGTGCGCGCGATCGAGGCGCGGATAGACGAGTTGGCGGCGGCTTTCCAAGAGCTCGGGCCGCTAGTGGCGGAGATGCGCGTGTGCCTCGATGCTTTCGATCTCGAAGCGCTGGCGGCGATCGCGCGAAAGGCGGGGCGCCATGGCGACTGACGCGCCCGAAGGGGACCGCATCCTGGTGGTGGACGACACGCCGGAGTCGCTGCGCTTCCTGGTAGACACGCTGGAACGCGAAGGGATGACCGTGCTGATCGCGCGCAGCGGCGAACAGGCGATCGAACTGCTGCGCCATGTCACCCCCGATCTGATCCTGATGGACGCGGTGATGCCGGGGCTCGGCGGGCTGGAAGCCACGCAGCGCATCAAGCGCGATCCTGCCTCCGCCGACATTCCGGTGATCTTCATGACCGGACTGGCCGAGCCGGAGCACGCCGTCGCCGCCTTCCAGAGCGGCAGCGTGGATTATGTGCGCAAGCCGATCGTGATCGACGAGCTGCTGGCGCGCATCCGCGTGCACCTCGCCAATGCGCGGCTGTCGCTCCGCTCGCGGCTGGCGCTGGACGAGGCCGGTCGGCACCTCGTCGCGCTGGATGCGGAGGGCGCGCTGTTGTGGTGCACTCCACGCGCGCAGGCGTTGCTGGCGAAGGCCGATCCGGCGTGGAGCCCCGATAGCGGGCAGCTGCCCGAGCCGCTTCGGTTGCCCGCGCGCCAGCTGGTGAGCGACGACGCGCCTTCGGGTGCCTCCGCGCGCATTCCCCTGGCCGACTGCGAGATCGAGCTGACCCCGCTGGAGAACGGCCGCCCCGGAGAGCATCTGATCCGCCTCTCCGAGATCTGCGAAGGCGCCGCCGTGGCGCTGTTGCAGAAGCAGAACGGGCTGACCCCGCGCGAGGCCGAAGTGCTGCTGTGGGTGAGCTACGGCAAGTCCAACCGCATGATCAGCGAAATCCTGGGCATCAGCCCGCGCACGGTGAACAAGCACCTGGAACAGGTCTTTCGGAAGCTGGGCGTGGAGACCCGCGCCGCCGCCGCCGCGATCGCCGCCCGCGCAGTTTCGGACGGATAGCGCAGCGCGGCTCCCGCCGCTTCCCGCCACGCGCCTTGTGATACGGGGCGGTGCCCTTTAGCCTCCCGCGCATGAAACATCATGCCCTTGCCCTGCCGCTGCTGCTGCTCGCCGGATGCGCGACCGTGCAGCCCGCCGACCGCCCGATCTCGCCCGCTCGCCTCTCCGACGATGTGCGCGTCCTCGCGTCGGAACCCTTCGGGGGCCGCGCGCCCGGCACGGAGGGCGAGACGCGGACGGTCGAGTGGCTGATCGGGCAGTTGCAGGCGATCGGGCTGGAGCCGGGCGGCCCCGGCGGCGAATGGACACAACCGGTGCCGTTAGTGCGCACGCAGCTGCAGCCGGGCCGCACCCTCGCCCGCGCCGGCGGAACGACACTGGACCTCGCGCAGGGCCGCGACGTCTATGTCAGCACGGTGAAGCCAGTGGACCGGGTCGAGATCGCACAGGCGCCCATGGTGTTCGTCGGCTACGGCGTCTCCGCGCCGGAACGCGGCTGGGACGATTTCAAGGATGTTGACCTCCAGGGCAAGGTCGCCGTCTTCCTGGTGAACGACCCCGATTTCGCCGCCGCCCCGGGCGAACCCGCTGCGGGCCGGTTCGGCGACCGGACGATGACCTACTACGGCCGCTGGACCTACAAGTTCGAGGAAGCGGCGCGCCGCGGCGCCGTGGCGGCCCTGATCGTCCATGACACCGAAGGCGCCGGCTATGGCTGGGACACTGTCACCGCGCCGGCGGGGGAGAATTACGACATCGCCGACGCCACGGGCCGGCTGGCACTGCAGGGCTGGCTGGAAGGCGATGCCGCCGCGCGCCTGTTCGCAGCGTCAGGTCTCGATCTGGCGGCGCAACGCCGCGCCGCACGCTCCCCCGATTTCCGGCCGGTTCCGCTGACCGCCACATTCACCGCCGATATTCCGGTGACGCATGACCGATTGCAGAGCCGCAATGTGCTCGCCCGTATTCCCGGCACCACCCGGCCGGAAGAGGTCGTGATGTACGGCGCGCATTGGGATGCTTATGGCCGCGGCGCCCCGGATGCCGAGGGGCGGACGATCCGCCCCGGCGCCAATGATGACGCCATGGGCGTGGCCGGGCTCCTGGAGATCGCCCGCGCCTTCAAGAGCGCGCCGGCGCCGGAACGAAGCGTGGTGTTCGGCTTCTGGACGGCGGAGGAACGGGGGCTGCTGGGTTCGGAAGCCTACGCCATCCGCCCGGTCTACCCGCCCGCGCAAACGGTGGCCAACATCACGCTCGACATCCTGCAGACCGGTGGCCGGGCGAAGGATGTGATCCTGGTCGGCCAGGGACAAAACACGCTGGAGGACGATCTGGCTCGAGAAGCGGCACGGCAGCATCGTGTGGTCACTGCCGAGACCTTGCCGGAGCGGGGCCTGTTCTACCGCGCCGATCACTTCTCGCTCGCGAAGCGCGGCGTACCGACGCTGCTGTTCATGGCGATCAGCGGCGTTCCCGACCTGCGCGAGGGCGGGCGCGAGGCGGGCCGGACCTGGCTCAACGACTACATGCGCTGCTATCACCAGACCTGCGACGCCTGGAGCGCCGACCTGGACTTCGCCGCCGCCGTCGAGGACGTGGACCTCGCCTATGCCGTGGGGCGCGACCTCGCCACCTCCACCCGGTGGCCTGAGTGGAAGGAAGGGTCAGAGTTCCGCCCGATCCGACAGGAGAGCCTGAGCCGGTAGGCGAGCCTGCCCGGATAGCGCGCGGGCATCATCGGGCGGAGAGCGGCTGCACCCCCGCGGCCGGCGTGCCGAGCGGTGGCAGCGGGCGCGGCATCAGCGGCGGAATGGGATCCTCCGCAATGCGCGACTGCAGCAAGGAGACCGCCGCCTGCAGCTGCGCATCCTGCCCCTGGAACGTAGCGTAGGGGGTGTTCTCCACCTCATAGTCCGGGCTCACGCCCGTGCCTTCGATGATCCAGTCCCCGCCGATGGAATATTGGGCATTCTCGGCAACGCGCACCGCACCGCTGTCGCTCAGCCGGTTGCGGTCCGACAACCAGATGCCGGCGCCCGCCGTGCGCGTGCCGATCAGCGGTGCCACGCCCAGCGACTTGATGCCGGCCGCGAAGGTCTCGCCATCGGAATAGGTCCGCTCGTCGATCAGCACGGCGACATGGCCGCGATAGGCGTTCTGCATGT is a window from the Altererythrobacter sp. B11 genome containing:
- a CDS encoding ATP-binding response regulator, whose translation is MNETAQAPPFGRLAGAARRLLRGNAEIAALHNRIAACEAEIAELRRAKEAAEAANTAKSRFLASVSHEIRSPLNSIYGYAQLLERADGAGAVQAARTIRRSSEHLANLVEGLLDISQIETRALRLNRDVIRFPALLAQMVDMFEANAAAKGLTFHLERPAALPEFVRGDQKRVRQVLINLLSNAIKFTESGSVTLAVSYRNELATFEIVDTGIGIPPADQERIFAPFERGSDASVHRQSGVGLGLAITRALVDIMGGDMRVTSEAGLGSRFTVRLMLSQPLSPPADATPAAVVTGYAGARRTILLIDDDPAQIAMLRELLMPLGFDVLAAQDGEEGIAIARSAPPDLVLLDISMPGKSGWETADILRREHGPALRIVMLSANAHQFNPGEDGHAANNMFLLKPFEFNALLDVISGQLHLEWIGPGEPEARLPARRSAPAALPLPPEARAALGEIEHLVRIGHVRAIEARIDELAAAFQELGPLVAEMRVCLDAFDLEALAAIARKAGRHGD
- a CDS encoding M20/M25/M40 family metallo-hydrolase, which gives rise to MKHHALALPLLLLAGCATVQPADRPISPARLSDDVRVLASEPFGGRAPGTEGETRTVEWLIGQLQAIGLEPGGPGGEWTQPVPLVRTQLQPGRTLARAGGTTLDLAQGRDVYVSTVKPVDRVEIAQAPMVFVGYGVSAPERGWDDFKDVDLQGKVAVFLVNDPDFAAAPGEPAAGRFGDRTMTYYGRWTYKFEEAARRGAVAALIVHDTEGAGYGWDTVTAPAGENYDIADATGRLALQGWLEGDAAARLFAASGLDLAAQRRAARSPDFRPVPLTATFTADIPVTHDRLQSRNVLARIPGTTRPEEVVMYGAHWDAYGRGAPDAEGRTIRPGANDDAMGVAGLLEIARAFKSAPAPERSVVFGFWTAEERGLLGSEAYAIRPVYPPAQTVANITLDILQTGGRAKDVILVGQGQNTLEDDLAREAARQHRVVTAETLPERGLFYRADHFSLAKRGVPTLLFMAISGVPDLREGGREAGRTWLNDYMRCYHQTCDAWSADLDFAAAVEDVDLAYAVGRDLATSTRWPEWKEGSEFRPIRQESLSR
- a CDS encoding response regulator transcription factor; this translates as MATDAPEGDRILVVDDTPESLRFLVDTLEREGMTVLIARSGEQAIELLRHVTPDLILMDAVMPGLGGLEATQRIKRDPASADIPVIFMTGLAEPEHAVAAFQSGSVDYVRKPIVIDELLARIRVHLANARLSLRSRLALDEAGRHLVALDAEGALLWCTPRAQALLAKADPAWSPDSGQLPEPLRLPARQLVSDDAPSGASARIPLADCEIELTPLENGRPGEHLIRLSEICEGAAVALLQKQNGLTPREAEVLLWVSYGKSNRMISEILGISPRTVNKHLEQVFRKLGVETRAAAAAIAARAVSDG